One part of the Bradyrhizobium sp. CB1650 genome encodes these proteins:
- a CDS encoding GGDEF domain-containing protein, whose translation MTIQISTHGDVLRHTGKRVVVAAGLTIVMTAASLVLCLGSDFSATVTVGYVAGFDLCIATVISASLSAALSYRSALLMKELSLTRSELARISQTDQLTSLFNRRGFDEAAALALTSARKLGVPVSVFLCDIDHFKSINDRFGHETGDKVLVEVADVLRQLAQKEGVLVARYGGEEFAGLLVGATRDQAEQYAEALRTACAAREIPIGETIERVTVSLGFTVSCADAELAELMRIADRALYAAKRRGRDRVVEADARVAA comes from the coding sequence GTGACCATCCAGATTTCGACCCATGGCGATGTGCTTCGCCACACCGGCAAGCGCGTCGTGGTGGCCGCCGGGCTGACGATCGTCATGACCGCGGCAAGCCTGGTCCTGTGCCTTGGCAGTGATTTCAGCGCCACCGTGACCGTCGGCTACGTCGCCGGATTCGACCTATGCATCGCGACCGTGATCTCGGCCTCCCTGTCGGCGGCCCTCAGCTACCGGTCCGCGCTCCTGATGAAGGAGCTGTCGTTGACCCGCAGCGAACTCGCGCGCATCTCCCAGACCGACCAGCTCACCAGTCTGTTTAACCGGCGCGGCTTTGACGAGGCTGCTGCGCTGGCGCTGACGTCGGCACGCAAACTCGGCGTGCCGGTGAGCGTCTTTCTGTGCGACATCGACCATTTCAAATCGATCAACGACCGCTTCGGCCACGAGACCGGAGACAAGGTCCTGGTCGAGGTGGCCGACGTGTTGCGGCAGCTCGCCCAAAAGGAAGGTGTCCTGGTTGCACGCTATGGCGGCGAGGAATTCGCCGGTCTCCTGGTTGGCGCGACCCGCGACCAGGCCGAGCAATATGCGGAAGCGCTCCGCACCGCCTGTGCTGCGCGCGAAATCCCGATCGGCGAAACCATCGAGCGCGTGACGGTCAGCCTCGGCTTCACGGTGTCCTGCGCCGATGCCGAACTGGCCGAGCTGATGCGGATCGCCGACCGCGCGCTCTACGCCGCGAAGCGGCGTGGCCGCGACCGCGTCGTCGAAGCCGACGCGCGCGTTGCCGCTTGA
- a CDS encoding aminotransferase class I/II-fold pyridoxal phosphate-dependent enzyme has product MAITASSRAPLGGGSSDTERSPFIRLNELLAPYQPGKPLITLAVGEPQHPVPDFVGPVLAKHIADFGRYPLGKGIEPFRKAASAWLSSRFNLPRPLDPESEVLVLNGSREGLFFAAITAARYVGPRPGKPAILMPNPFYPVYGAGARAAGCEQIYLPTTVENGFLPDLDAIDEATLARTVAFYLASPANPQGSVASRDYFIRLKQLADRHGFVILSDECYSEIYTRQAPGSALECAGPDFTRVVAFQSLSKRSNLPGMRVGFAAGDKKFLSMFLELRNVAAPQVPVPLQHVGAVAYGDEAHVEENRRLYRIKFDLADQIIGNRYGYRRPDGGFCVWLNTSELGDDVAVTVKLFREAGVRVVPGSYLARLQPDGFNPGTGFIRLALVQDGETTARALHRLVETLG; this is encoded by the coding sequence ATGGCTATAACCGCTTCATCCCGTGCGCCGCTGGGCGGTGGAAGCTCCGATACCGAACGCTCGCCGTTCATCCGGCTGAACGAGCTGCTGGCGCCTTACCAGCCAGGTAAGCCCTTGATTACGCTTGCAGTTGGCGAGCCCCAGCATCCGGTCCCGGACTTCGTCGGCCCGGTGCTGGCAAAGCACATCGCCGATTTCGGCCGCTATCCGCTGGGCAAGGGCATCGAGCCGTTCCGCAAAGCCGCCAGCGCCTGGCTGTCGTCACGCTTCAACCTGCCGCGCCCGCTCGATCCCGAAAGCGAGGTCCTCGTTCTCAATGGCAGCCGCGAGGGGCTGTTCTTCGCCGCGATCACGGCCGCCCGCTATGTCGGCCCGCGGCCTGGCAAGCCCGCGATCCTGATGCCGAACCCGTTCTACCCGGTCTATGGCGCCGGCGCCCGCGCTGCCGGTTGCGAGCAGATCTATCTGCCGACGACGGTCGAGAACGGCTTCCTGCCCGATCTCGACGCGATCGACGAGGCAACGCTGGCGCGCACAGTGGCGTTCTACCTGGCCTCGCCCGCCAACCCGCAAGGCTCGGTCGCCTCGCGCGACTATTTCATCCGCTTGAAGCAGCTCGCCGACCGCCATGGTTTCGTGATCCTGAGCGACGAGTGCTATTCGGAGATCTATACCCGCCAAGCGCCGGGCAGCGCGCTGGAATGCGCCGGCCCCGACTTCACCCGCGTGGTCGCGTTCCAGTCGCTGTCGAAGCGTTCGAACCTGCCGGGCATGCGCGTCGGCTTCGCCGCGGGCGACAAGAAATTCCTCAGCATGTTTCTCGAGCTGCGCAACGTGGCGGCGCCGCAGGTGCCGGTGCCGCTGCAGCATGTGGGCGCGGTCGCCTATGGCGACGAGGCGCATGTCGAGGAGAATCGCAGGCTCTACCGGATCAAGTTCGATCTCGCCGACCAGATCATCGGCAATCGTTACGGCTACCGCCGGCCCGACGGCGGCTTCTGCGTCTGGCTCAACACGTCCGAGCTCGGCGACGACGTGGCCGTGACCGTCAAGCTCTTCAGGGAAGCCGGCGTGCGCGTGGTGCCGGGCAGCTATCTGGCGCGGCTGCAGCCCGACGGCTTCAATCCGGGCACCGGCTTCATTCGCCTCGCCCTGGTGCAGGATGGTGAGACCACAGCCCGGGCGCTGCATCGCCTAGTCGAGACTCTGGGTTAG
- a CDS encoding DNA translocase FtsK, with the protein MSMSAIERVIPLVGHLPPSIREALTRRLRELTGLGLIALSGVAATALMTWSVQDPSLSHATSRPIRNILGYAGAIGADLAMQILGLGAIMLVLTVAVWGWRMLTHRPFDREALRLGCWILCTVIAAGFASCWPHGGAWPLPTGLGGVVGDALVRAPAVIFGPPGVIYRMVLGVILFVAMAATFLIACGLGAREHDEELGPIEDDDTPLEDEEGSDRGSVSLGWLFHALMSTKARLIWLLGTAYRALVSSGPKARAASFDRQEPNLGGGRAAPSILPQSEDEDYDDEHGEEDEEEEEEEEEEAAAARAPRKKAAPKTPAKKSSDKFDLPSVSMLAAPKATDRQPLSKAELEANSRSLEGVLQDFGVRGEIVKANPGPVVTLYELEPAPGIKSSRVIGLSDDIARSMSALSARVAVVPGRNAIGIELPNAHREKVYLRELLVAKEATETVAKLPLCLGKTIGGDPVIIDLARTPHMLIAGTTGSGKSVAINTMILSLVYRLRPDQCRLIMVDPKMLELSVYDGIPHLLTPVVTDPKKAVVALKWAVREMEERYKNMAKLGVRNIDGYNARLLEAKGRGEELTRTVHTGFDKETGKAIYEEEKLSLEPLPYIVIIVDEMADLMMVAGKDIEGAVQRLAQMARAAGLHVILATQRPSVDVITGTIKANFPTRIAFQVTSKIDSRTILGEMGAEQLLGQGDMLYMAGGGRISRVHGPFASDEEVEKVVRHLKTQGQPEYLEAVTAEEPTEDEDGAVFDATGMGADGGGDLFSQAVAIVKRDRKASTSYIQRRLQIGYNRAASLMERMELEGIVGPANHAGKREILVEEEDSHM; encoded by the coding sequence ATGAGCATGTCGGCAATCGAACGTGTCATTCCACTGGTAGGCCATCTGCCGCCCTCGATCCGCGAGGCGCTTACGCGGCGCCTGCGCGAGCTCACCGGCCTCGGTCTGATCGCGCTGTCGGGCGTCGCCGCGACCGCGCTGATGACCTGGTCGGTGCAGGACCCCAGCCTCAGTCACGCGACCTCGCGGCCGATCCGCAACATTCTCGGCTATGCCGGCGCGATCGGCGCCGACCTCGCTATGCAGATTCTCGGGCTCGGCGCGATCATGCTGGTCCTGACCGTCGCGGTCTGGGGCTGGCGCATGCTGACCCATCGTCCGTTCGACCGCGAGGCGCTGCGACTCGGCTGCTGGATTCTCTGCACGGTGATTGCGGCGGGCTTTGCGAGCTGTTGGCCGCATGGCGGCGCGTGGCCCCTGCCGACCGGGCTCGGCGGGGTGGTCGGCGATGCACTGGTCCGCGCGCCCGCGGTGATCTTCGGACCGCCCGGCGTGATCTACCGCATGGTGCTCGGTGTCATTCTGTTCGTCGCGATGGCCGCGACCTTCCTGATCGCCTGCGGCCTCGGTGCGCGCGAGCATGACGAAGAGCTCGGGCCGATCGAGGACGACGATACGCCGCTCGAGGACGAGGAGGGGTCGGATCGCGGCTCGGTCTCGCTGGGCTGGCTGTTCCATGCGCTGATGAGCACGAAGGCGCGGCTGATCTGGTTGCTCGGCACCGCCTATCGCGCGCTGGTCTCGAGTGGGCCCAAGGCCCGCGCCGCCTCGTTCGATCGGCAGGAGCCAAATCTCGGCGGCGGCCGCGCCGCGCCCTCGATCTTGCCGCAATCCGAAGACGAGGATTACGACGACGAGCACGGGGAGGAAGACGAGGAGGAGGAGGAGGAGGAAGAGGAGGAGGCGGCGGCCGCACGTGCGCCGCGCAAGAAGGCCGCGCCGAAGACGCCAGCCAAGAAATCCTCCGACAAGTTCGACCTCCCGTCCGTCTCCATGCTGGCGGCGCCGAAGGCCACCGATCGCCAGCCGCTCAGCAAGGCCGAGCTCGAGGCCAATTCGCGCTCGCTCGAAGGCGTGCTCCAGGACTTCGGCGTGCGCGGCGAGATCGTGAAGGCCAATCCGGGTCCCGTGGTCACGCTGTACGAGCTGGAGCCGGCACCCGGCATCAAATCGTCGCGCGTGATCGGCCTTTCCGACGACATCGCCCGCTCGATGAGCGCGCTGTCGGCGCGCGTCGCCGTCGTTCCCGGCCGCAACGCCATCGGCATCGAATTGCCGAACGCGCACCGTGAGAAGGTCTACCTGCGCGAATTGCTCGTCGCGAAGGAGGCGACCGAGACGGTGGCGAAATTGCCGCTTTGTCTCGGCAAGACCATCGGCGGCGATCCCGTCATCATCGATCTTGCGCGCACGCCGCATATGCTGATCGCCGGCACCACCGGCTCCGGCAAATCGGTCGCCATCAACACCATGATCCTCAGCCTGGTGTACCGGCTGCGCCCCGACCAGTGCCGGCTGATCATGGTCGACCCCAAAATGCTCGAGCTCTCCGTCTATGACGGCATTCCCCATCTGCTCACGCCCGTCGTGACCGACCCGAAGAAGGCGGTGGTCGCGCTGAAATGGGCCGTGCGCGAGATGGAAGAGCGCTACAAGAACATGGCCAAGCTCGGTGTGCGCAACATCGACGGCTACAATGCGCGCCTGCTGGAAGCCAAGGGCAGGGGCGAGGAGCTCACCCGCACGGTGCACACCGGCTTCGACAAGGAAACCGGCAAGGCGATCTACGAGGAAGAGAAGCTCTCGCTCGAGCCGCTGCCCTATATCGTCATCATCGTCGACGAAATGGCCGACCTGATGATGGTCGCAGGCAAGGACATCGAAGGCGCGGTGCAGCGTCTCGCGCAGATGGCGCGCGCCGCCGGCCTGCACGTGATCCTCGCGACGCAGCGTCCGTCGGTCGACGTCATCACCGGCACGATCAAGGCGAACTTCCCGACCCGCATCGCCTTCCAGGTCACCTCCAAGATCGACAGCCGCACCATCCTGGGCGAGATGGGCGCCGAGCAATTGCTCGGCCAGGGCGACATGCTCTACATGGCGGGCGGCGGCCGCATCAGCCGCGTGCACGGCCCATTCGCGTCCGACGAGGAAGTCGAGAAGGTGGTGCGTCACCTCAAGACGCAGGGGCAGCCGGAATATCTCGAGGCGGTCACGGCCGAAGAGCCCACAGAGGACGAGGATGGCGCGGTGTTCGACGCCACCGGCATGGGTGCCGATGGCGGCGGCGACCTGTTCTCGCAGGCGGTTGCAATCGTCAAACGCGACCGCAAAGCCTCGACCAGCTACATCCAGCGCCGTCTGCAAATCGGCTATAACCGCGCCGCATCGCTGATGGAGCGCATGGAACTGGAAGGCATTGTCGGACCCGCCAACCACGCGGGTAAGCGCGAGATTCTGGTCGAGGAAGAAGACAGCCATATGTGA
- a CDS encoding outer membrane lipoprotein carrier protein LolA has protein sequence MVSMLLVTAAMVTATSLAQTVPVPKPAPKGRDGGSASDAQRGPATTGATQAPPNPIIPDPRRNVPSSIFQTFDANQKAQAARVSAYLSSLQTLVGNFVQVGPDGSKTQGDFYIQKPGKVRFEYDPPSPIDIIADGSSLVVRDRKLATQDVYPLSQTPLRFLLSDRIDLMKDTNVVSVTADDVFISVTIEEKQALVGTSRLMLMFGAKDGQLKQWTVTDPQGYDTTVAVYNLDSSKKLDPGMFKIDFTNYGPAPG, from the coding sequence GTGGTGAGCATGCTTCTCGTCACCGCCGCGATGGTGACCGCGACATCGTTGGCGCAGACCGTGCCTGTTCCGAAGCCCGCGCCGAAGGGCCGCGACGGCGGATCGGCCTCCGATGCGCAGCGCGGGCCGGCGACGACTGGCGCGACGCAGGCGCCGCCGAACCCGATCATCCCGGATCCGCGCCGCAACGTGCCGAGCAGCATCTTCCAGACTTTCGATGCGAACCAGAAGGCCCAGGCCGCCAGGGTCAGCGCCTATCTGTCGTCGCTGCAGACGCTGGTCGGGAATTTTGTCCAGGTCGGTCCCGACGGCAGCAAGACCCAGGGCGACTTTTACATCCAGAAGCCGGGGAAGGTGCGGTTCGAATATGATCCGCCGAGCCCGATCGACATCATCGCCGACGGCTCGTCGCTGGTCGTGCGCGACCGCAAGCTGGCGACGCAGGACGTCTATCCGCTGTCGCAGACGCCGCTGCGCTTCCTGCTGTCGGACCGGATCGATCTGATGAAGGACACCAACGTCGTCAGCGTCACCGCCGACGACGTCTTCATCAGCGTCACCATCGAGGAGAAGCAGGCGCTTGTCGGCACCAGCCGCCTGATGCTGATGTTCGGCGCCAAGGACGGTCAGCTCAAGCAGTGGACCGTCACCGACCCTCAGGGCTACGACACCACGGTCGCGGTCTACAATCTCGACTCGAGCAAGAAGCTCGATCCCGGCATGTTCAAGATCGACTTCACCAATTACGGCCCGGCGCCGGGTTGA
- the xth gene encoding exodeoxyribonuclease III, which translates to MRLSLATWNINSVRLRIDLVAKFLKSARPDVLCLQETKCIDDAFPLKRFKRLGYEHVALNGQKGYHGVAIVSKLPFESKDIRTFCDKMDSRHISVSFGTQANIAKPLVLHNFYVPAGGDIPDPALNEKFDHKLRFLDEMTACEPLHPRGEDRHILVGDLNVAPHENDVWSHKQLLKVVSHTPVETEKLQAALNAGEWIDVARERIPMSEKVYTWWSYRSADWTVGDRGRRLDHIWVSRALKDAVSDFKILRDARSWERPSDHVPVTVTLEV; encoded by the coding sequence ATGCGTCTTTCCCTGGCAACCTGGAACATCAACTCGGTGCGGCTGCGCATCGATCTCGTCGCGAAATTCCTCAAGAGCGCGCGGCCGGATGTGCTGTGCCTGCAGGAGACCAAGTGCATCGACGACGCCTTTCCGCTGAAGCGCTTCAAGCGGCTCGGCTATGAGCACGTCGCGCTGAACGGGCAGAAGGGCTATCACGGCGTTGCCATCGTCTCGAAGCTGCCGTTCGAATCGAAGGATATCCGCACCTTCTGCGACAAGATGGATTCGCGCCACATTTCCGTGTCCTTCGGGACGCAGGCCAACATCGCAAAGCCGCTGGTGCTGCACAATTTCTACGTCCCCGCCGGCGGCGACATTCCCGATCCCGCGCTGAACGAGAAATTCGACCACAAGCTCCGCTTCCTCGACGAGATGACGGCGTGCGAGCCGCTGCATCCGCGCGGTGAGGATCGCCACATCCTGGTTGGCGATCTCAACGTCGCCCCGCACGAGAACGACGTGTGGTCGCACAAGCAACTGCTGAAGGTGGTCTCGCACACACCGGTCGAAACCGAGAAGCTGCAGGCGGCGCTGAATGCCGGCGAATGGATCGACGTCGCGCGCGAGCGCATCCCGATGTCGGAAAAGGTCTATACGTGGTGGAGCTACCGTTCTGCCGATTGGACCGTCGGCGACCGCGGCCGCAGGCTCGACCACATCTGGGTCTCGCGCGCACTGAAGGATGCGGTCAGCGATTTCAAGATTTTGCGCGACGCGCGGAGTTGGGAGCGACCGTCAGACCACGTGCCGGTGACGGTGACGCTGGAGGTCTGA
- a CDS encoding cyclic nucleotide-binding domain-containing protein, producing MSIDDDVALLERVPTLRLLGDASLRMLAIGSEQRDFVRGDVLFNLGDDADAGFVVQRGAFRVDDGAGAEMIAGPGALIGELALVVPMKRPSSAIALEHSSVIRVARSLFQRVLESDPAAARRLRDEFAIRSSQIASDILMAGAKLTT from the coding sequence ATGTCAATCGACGACGACGTAGCGCTGCTCGAGCGTGTCCCGACACTGCGCCTGTTGGGAGACGCCTCGTTGCGCATGCTGGCGATCGGCTCCGAGCAGCGCGACTTTGTCCGTGGCGATGTCCTGTTCAACCTCGGCGACGATGCCGATGCCGGCTTCGTGGTTCAGCGCGGCGCCTTTCGGGTCGACGACGGCGCCGGCGCCGAGATGATCGCGGGTCCCGGCGCCTTGATCGGCGAACTCGCGCTGGTGGTGCCGATGAAGCGGCCGTCGAGCGCGATTGCGCTGGAGCACTCCTCCGTCATCCGCGTCGCGCGCAGCCTGTTCCAGCGCGTGCTGGAAAGCGATCCGGCCGCCGCCCGCCGCCTGCGCGACGAGTTCGCCATCCGCTCCAGCCAGATCGCCAGTGATATCTTGATGGCGGGCGCGAAGCTGACGACGTAG
- a CDS encoding response regulator transcription factor, with the protein MPNARKILIVDDDSDLRDTLVEQLSLHEEFEASAVDTGAKGASAAKANAPDLVLMDVGLPDTDGREVVRSLRKGGFKAPIIMLTGHDTDSDTILGLESGANDYVAKPFRFAVLLARIRAQLRQHEASEDAVFSVGPYSFRPGSKMLTAANARKVRLTEKETAILRFLYRAGQMPVSRETLLQEVWGYNSGVTTHTLETHIYRLRQKIEKDAANPEILVTEAGGYKLVP; encoded by the coding sequence ATGCCCAATGCCCGCAAGATCCTGATCGTGGATGACGATTCCGATCTGCGCGATACGTTGGTGGAGCAATTATCGCTGCACGAAGAATTTGAAGCTTCCGCCGTCGATACCGGCGCCAAGGGAGCGAGCGCCGCGAAGGCCAACGCCCCCGATCTCGTCCTGATGGATGTCGGCCTGCCCGACACCGATGGCCGCGAAGTCGTCCGCTCCCTGCGCAAGGGCGGATTCAAGGCCCCGATCATCATGCTGACGGGCCACGACACCGATTCCGACACCATCCTGGGCTTGGAGTCCGGCGCCAACGACTACGTTGCAAAGCCCTTCCGCTTTGCCGTGCTGCTTGCACGGATTCGCGCCCAGCTCCGCCAGCATGAGGCCAGCGAGGACGCGGTGTTCTCGGTCGGCCCCTACAGCTTCCGCCCCGGCTCGAAGATGCTGACCGCCGCGAACGCCCGCAAGGTGCGCTTGACAGAAAAGGAAACCGCGATCCTGCGCTTCCTCTACCGGGCCGGCCAGATGCCGGTCTCGCGCGAGACACTGCTCCAGGAGGTCTGGGGCTACAATTCCGGCGTCACCACCCACACGCTGGAAACCCACATCTACCGCCTCCGCCAGAAGATCGAGAAGGATGCCGCCAACCCGGAAATCCTGGTCACGGAAGCCGGTGGCTACAAGCTGGTGCCGTGA
- a CDS encoding L,D-transpeptidase family protein, which translates to MKNTAISASYLKNRRAGPRSVIRVKPAAGNPRRGWLTAGPLAIPVALGRGGVLANKREGDGGTPRGSFRPRRLWWRGDRHSRPQTFLPVRIIDDEDAWCEDPTDRHYNQPVRLGREQGGDRLKRTDHLYDFIIEIDHNTKPRIAGRGSAVFLHLARDNFGPTAGCVAMTKSAMLQLLRRLGPRTRIIIG; encoded by the coding sequence ATGAAAAACACCGCAATTTCAGCTAGTTACCTCAAAAATCGGCGCGCAGGCCCGCGTTCGGTGATTCGCGTCAAGCCGGCCGCCGGTAACCCGCGCCGGGGCTGGCTGACGGCCGGACCGCTGGCGATTCCGGTGGCCCTGGGGCGCGGCGGCGTCCTCGCCAACAAGCGCGAGGGCGATGGCGGCACCCCGAGGGGCAGCTTCCGGCCGCGCCGACTATGGTGGCGGGGCGATCGCCACAGCCGCCCGCAGACATTCCTGCCGGTCCGAATCATCGACGATGAGGATGCCTGGTGCGAAGATCCAACGGACCGCCATTATAATCAGCCGGTCCGGCTCGGACGGGAGCAGGGCGGCGACCGGCTCAAGCGGACCGACCACCTCTACGATTTCATCATCGAGATCGACCACAACACCAAGCCCCGCATCGCCGGCCGCGGCAGCGCGGTGTTCCTGCATCTGGCCCGCGACAATTTCGGTCCGACCGCGGGCTGCGTCGCCATGACCAAATCGGCGATGCTTCAGTTGCTCCGACGATTGGGGCCACGAACCAGAATCATCATCGGGTGA
- a CDS encoding fumarylacetoacetate hydrolase family protein: MLDGDQIAAASRVLVKHWRDGTKLDALEARLRPHSRVEGYAVQAALDAHSAGTLFGWKIAATSEAGQKHINVAGPMAGRILTDTVIADDGTASMKGNEMRVGEPEFAFRMGRDLPPRSAPFSVDDVLAAADSLHPAIEIPDSRFADFVSAGEAQLIADNACAHLFVLGASTTADWRAMDLVEERPQITLRDKRYFGHGKNVLGDPRVALAWLANELRELGITLRAGEVVTTGTCHPPLPIQAGDHFAADFGVLGKVSVRFA, encoded by the coding sequence ATGCTCGACGGAGACCAGATCGCCGCCGCATCGCGCGTCCTCGTCAAACATTGGCGCGACGGCACCAAGCTTGACGCACTCGAGGCCCGCTTGCGGCCGCACAGTCGCGTCGAGGGCTACGCAGTCCAGGCGGCGCTCGATGCACATTCGGCCGGAACATTATTCGGCTGGAAGATCGCTGCGACGAGCGAGGCCGGACAGAAGCACATCAATGTCGCGGGCCCGATGGCCGGCCGCATATTGACCGACACCGTCATCGCCGATGACGGCACGGCGTCGATGAAGGGCAATGAGATGCGGGTCGGCGAGCCGGAGTTCGCCTTCCGGATGGGACGCGATTTGCCGCCGCGCTCCGCGCCGTTCAGCGTCGACGACGTGCTTGCCGCGGCCGACAGCTTGCATCCCGCGATCGAAATTCCGGATTCGCGCTTTGCCGATTTCGTCAGCGCCGGTGAAGCCCAGCTCATCGCCGACAATGCCTGCGCGCATCTGTTCGTGCTGGGCGCATCGACCACGGCCGACTGGCGCGCGATGGATCTCGTCGAGGAGCGGCCACAGATCACGCTGCGGGACAAGCGTTATTTCGGCCATGGAAAGAACGTGCTCGGCGATCCCCGTGTCGCACTGGCCTGGCTTGCGAATGAACTGCGCGAACTCGGCATCACCTTGAGGGCAGGGGAGGTGGTGACGACAGGCACGTGCCATCCACCATTACCGATCCAGGCCGGCGATCATTTCGCGGCGGATTTTGGTGTGCTCGGCAAGGTGTCGGTGAGGTTTGCCTAG
- a CDS encoding YggS family pyridoxal phosphate-dependent enzyme, with the protein MTDENAAPLTGHSPNALAAVEAEIARACKEARRDRAAVTLIAVSKTFAADAITPIIAAGQRVFGENRVQEAKGKWPALTSAYPDIALHLIGPLQSNKAKEAVALFDAIHSVDRPSICQALAKEIESQNKHPQLFVQINTGEEPQKAGVAPGEADAFIASCRDTYGLTISGLMCIPPVDEPPASHFALTAKIAARNGLKDLSMGMSADFATAIMLGATHVRVGSAIFGHR; encoded by the coding sequence ATGACAGACGAAAACGCCGCCCCGCTAACCGGGCATTCACCAAATGCACTCGCCGCCGTCGAAGCGGAAATCGCGCGCGCCTGCAAGGAAGCGCGGCGCGATCGCGCCGCGGTCACGCTGATCGCGGTGTCCAAGACCTTCGCTGCGGATGCAATTACGCCGATTATCGCCGCCGGACAGCGCGTATTCGGCGAGAATCGCGTGCAGGAGGCGAAAGGCAAGTGGCCGGCGTTAACGTCCGCTTACCCGGATATCGCGCTGCACCTGATCGGGCCGCTGCAGTCCAACAAGGCGAAGGAGGCGGTCGCGCTGTTCGATGCGATCCATTCGGTCGACCGTCCCAGCATTTGCCAGGCGTTAGCCAAAGAAATCGAATCCCAGAACAAGCACCCGCAGCTCTTCGTCCAGATCAATACTGGCGAGGAGCCGCAGAAGGCCGGCGTCGCGCCTGGCGAGGCCGATGCCTTCATCGCGAGCTGCCGCGACACCTACGGGCTGACGATTTCGGGGCTGATGTGCATTCCGCCGGTGGACGAGCCGCCGGCGTCGCATTTCGCGCTGACCGCCAAGATCGCCGCGCGCAACGGATTGAAGGACCTGTCGATGGGTATGAGCGCGGATTTTGCCACCGCCATCATGCTCGGCGCCACGCATGTGCGCGTCGGGAGTGCGATCTTCGGGCATCGGTAG